A window of Laspinema palackyanum D2c genomic DNA:
AGAATGAACCGCCCCCACAATTTCCACATTTCCCAATTGCGGATAGCGTTCCCTCACTTCCCGGGGTTCTAAAAGGTCGAGTTGCCAGCCTTGAGTCCTACGAGTGGCTGCCAGTTTCTCCCATTGTGCCATATCTTCCCCTGGAAAACAGAGCATGAGAATCCCTTGCCGGTTAAAGGAAATCGGCGCAATTGCCTCTAATTCGGGAATCAGGCTGTGATAGCGCAAAATACTTTGTTCCCGTAACCGCCACAATCGGCCTTTGACTTTATGGCTGATAATTCCCATCAGCACTCCTAAAGCCGCTTGTGTCGAACCTTGGGCCGGTTCATAGCAGTCAATTACGGTAATCTCTAAATTTGGGACTAAGCTCAGTTCATAGGCGATCGCCGCCCCTACAACACCGCATCCAATGATCGCAACCCGGGCCATATTTTAACTCTCAACCTCTCCCCTGGCTTCAGAAAAAGGGGATCAAAATAACAAATCAAGATAGGGTGAAAAATGGCAAAATTTCCCATTCTCACCCTATCGTTCATAATTTAACCGCAGTCAATTTATCCGTTGGGAATCAGATTCAAGAAGGCATCAAAATCTTTAATCGCTTCTGCGTAGTTCTGCACGGCCAGAGAATAGTTGCCTGCATCCGCTGCCGCATCGATCGTCTCGAAATGGACGAATAAATCTTGAGCCGTTTGACTCGCGGTTTTTTTGGTTTTGCCACTGAGATTGCGGGAAACGTAGCCCATATCGCGACGCAAGTCACCCAGAGGCCCGTGAATAAATGTCCCTACATTCACCCAATCCCGATTGACGATGAACTGTTCGAGTTCATCCATGCGATCGCGCAGTTTCAGCACATTTCCTTCATACTGCTTGACGATTTCTAACTGAGTGGGCGAGTAGGCGGGGGGTTTGGCCGCTTGCGGCGAACCGCAGCTCACCAAACACACCATCACCAAAGCCAAAATAGAAGCGAGAATTGAACGATAACGTCTCATAGCCAGTTTTTTGCCTTGCACTAAAATGATCTTCACCAAAATATATCAAGATTGGGTACGGCGATCGAGGGGTGATGATTCTCTGAACCCTGTGCGATCGCCCCAAAGTCCATATCCCCGGTTAAACTTCCCGACGCCGAAAAAAGGGAATCAGGGCCTGGGTGACTTCTTCGGACCAATGTTCTTGGGGATAATGTCCCGCTTCTGCCAATTTCACCAATTCGGCATTATTCATGCAACCGGCGAAGCTTTCTCCTTGAGTTAAGGGCAACCACGGATCCTCGACCCCCCACAAAATGAGAGTGGGTTTGTCCCACCGGGGAAACCCTTCGGCAATTTCTGCCATTGCCTGCTTCAGTTTGAGATTGCGGATCGTCCACATCAGCGATCGCCCTGCGGCAGAACTTTTCAGAAACGGGCGACGGTAGATATCCAAGTCTGCGTCAGAAATGGTATATTTGCTGCCTGCTTCCAGGGTGCGATCGACCAGCAAGGGGTCCTGGGTCATCATTTCCCCCATCAACGGCAACCCCAGTTGCTGCATCTTCCAAGGCAGTTGGGAATCCGGTGTTACCGGGGCGTTGAGCACCGCTAACCGCAGGACTTTATCCGGATGTCTCAGGGCAAATTGTAACCCCACAGACCCTAAAAATCCTTGGACAACTAGATAGCAGAGATCAATCTCCAGAGTGGTCAGAAAATTATCGAGGGCAGCAACAAAGGCATCGGGAGTATAGGCAAATTTGCTCTTTTCCGGTTTCCCCGATAACCCAAACCCAATCCAGTCCGGGGCGACTGAACGGAATCCCTCCTGTGCGAGTCCGGGCATGACTTCCGTCCAGCAAAAGCTGAGGGAGGGCAACCCATGCAGCAAGACCACCGGGGGTTTGTCTGTTTCTTTTGCAGGCTGTTGCTCCAGATAA
This region includes:
- the psbQ gene encoding photosystem II protein PsbQ, whose protein sequence is MRRYRSILASILALVMVCLVSCGSPQAAKPPAYSPTQLEIVKQYEGNVLKLRDRMDELEQFIVNRDWVNVGTFIHGPLGDLRRDMGYVSRNLSGKTKKTASQTAQDLFVHFETIDAAADAGNYSLAVQNYAEAIKDFDAFLNLIPNG
- a CDS encoding alpha/beta fold hydrolase, whose protein sequence is MGLEEKRVEVAGVEWYYLEQQPAKETDKPPVVLLHGLPSLSFCWTEVMPGLAQEGFRSVAPDWIGFGLSGKPEKSKFAYTPDAFVAALDNFLTTLEIDLCYLVVQGFLGSVGLQFALRHPDKVLRLAVLNAPVTPDSQLPWKMQQLGLPLMGEMMTQDPLLVDRTLEAGSKYTISDADLDIYRRPFLKSSAAGRSLMWTIRNLKLKQAMAEIAEGFPRWDKPTLILWGVEDPWLPLTQGESFAGCMNNAELVKLAEAGHYPQEHWSEEVTQALIPFFRRREV